DNA from Canis lupus familiaris isolate Mischka breed German Shepherd chromosome 9, alternate assembly UU_Cfam_GSD_1.0, whole genome shotgun sequence:
CCCCGTGTGCCTGGAGAGCTGCCTTCGCAGGACCTCGCCTGGCGATGAAGGGAGGACAGGGGATGCCCGGGCCGAGGACTCACAGATGAGGTGCCGTACTGAGGTGGGGACATCCAGGTTCTCGCTGGCAAAGGGGTCGATCAGCGGGATGCAGCTGTTTTGCCCTAAGAAATAGAAAGGACGCAGAGCCTGGTGGGCTGGACACCTGTGGGGTCACCGCCCAGGGGGAGTTTCTCTGAGAGGGGGGACCCACTGGGCCGCCGGACAGCGCCTCTGCAGCGTGCCCTCGCTCCCCGCCGGAACCCAGTGGGTGACCAGTGGCCACAGAGCCTCGTCCGAGTCTCTCCTGGCCCCCCTGAGCTGGGCTCCAGACGGGTGTGGAGGGTTTGTTTCTGTCACGTACTAGTAACACCTACACGGAGGCGGGCGTAAAACCTCAAACCTTCCGGAGACGCTGCCCTCAGCGCTCCCGGGGCCCTGAGCTCCCGGTGGCTTTGCCTGGAATGGAAGAGGTGCGTGTAGCGTGCACGGACTCTTGCACACATGGGCACACCCACACGCGTTTGCAGACACACgagcacacacgtgcacacaccctCACAGACGCTGCTGCCCCCCCCCAGGGCTGGTCCCGGGCAGGGGAGCACCCCGCCTGCTGGCCGCCCCAGCACCCAGGCCCCGCGGAGGGAatgccctcctctccctggacCCAGCAGCCTCTGGGCGGGGCACGCGGCATTCCTGTTTGTGCCCATGCACTTGTCAAGCCggcaggtggtggggggtggagaaaACCGGGGTCTTACCCTGAGTCCCGCCTGTGCCAGGCTGAACCCCGAGGGACAGCAATGGAGAAGCAACTTCCCAGTGGCCCCCAGGTCCCCAACCTGCTGCTACCTCAGCACCCACACCCTGCTTGAGGAAGAACAGCAGCCCAGCGCCCTGGGTGgggggccctgcccctgccttcctccctcaggcctccacccccccaccccagtttgcATCCTGAGAAGTATCACCTTCTCCCCACCGGACAGCCAATGGCAGGGCCCACGGAGAGCCTGGGGCTGACCTGTCACCTGTCAAGTCCTGTGCCCGCAGCTCTTGATTGACTCCACCGCCCACCAGGGAGGGCAAGGGACTGCGGACTGCCCAGGGCTCCTGCTCCCCGGGCTCCGGGTTCCATGCAGCGCCCCTCTTCCTGAGCGCGCAGTCCcgacggggtggggaggggccggaGCCGGGAcccccgcgccctccgcgcccccgcccgctgCCGCCCGTACCTTCGCAGACGCGCCAGAGCCCGGAGTGTGAGGACAGCCGCTGCGTGCGGTTGCCGGCGGCCGCCACCTCCAGGACGTACCAGTAGTCGCTGGCCACCGCGGCCACCAGCAGCGCGAAGCTGAGCAGCGCGCCCAGGGCGGCGGCCAGGAGCAGCGCACCCAGCCGGGCCATGCGGGGGGCTCGGGGAGCCGGGCCGGGGAGTGCAGGGAGGGGGAGCGGAGGATGGGGGAGCCCGgctgggggtgcggggtggggggagcggagGATGGGGGAGCCCAGCCGGGGGTGCAGGGAGCGGAGGATGGGGGAGCCCGgccgggggtgcggggtgggggaaCGGAGGATGGGGGAGCCAGCGgcgggggagcagggagcagaggatgGGGGAGCCCGGCCAAGGGTGCGGGGCGGGCAAGCCGTCCCTTCCCGCTCCAAGCCTCTCCTGGACGCGGCGCCCCCTTTTGTGCCTGCGCCGGCCTCGTGGTCCGCCCCCCGGGCTCGCAGGAAGGTCGGTCCCACCTCTCGGCGCCCGCGCCTGGAGCTGGGccccaggggacagagggaagcCTCAGGGCCGCAGGTACACCTGCCACAGACCTGCGTTCAAAGCCCAGCGTCCCCGAGGAGCTGGCCGCTCCAGTGCGTCCCGGCCGGTGTCTTAATCTCTCCAAACCTCCGGTTTCTCAGCCGCCAAATGGccgggctgaggaggaggagggtggggcctGCACCGCGGAGGGGGCTCAGCAGGCAGCTGACCTGGGCCCAGGAAGCCGCGgaggcagcccccaccccgccgGGTGGGGCTCTTGGCCGCTGGCTGGCCCTGAGGTCCCGGTCTTAATCGGTCTCCAGGACTAACCCAGGGGATCcggtgcagggggtgggagggcgggggtgggtgggcaggggcctGGAAGGACGAGGTCCTGCTTCCAGCTCGCCTCTAATTACAAATGCCACAGAGGGCGAGGCTGGGCTCCGCTTGTCCATCACCCACTCGGCAAACATGCACAAAGCACCTTCTAGGACATGGGTCAggcaggagtggggtgggaggcGGAGGATCCTACAAGGGCAGAGCCCAGGCGGAGGCAGTGCGgcgctgggcagggaggggctgtCCCAGCGGGGCTGTT
Protein-coding regions in this window:
- the TMEM235 gene encoding transmembrane protein 235 isoform X1, whose product is MGTNRNAACPAQRLLGPGRGGHSLRGAWVLGRPAGGVLPCPGPALGGGSSVCEGVCTCVLVCLQTRVGVPMCARVRARYTHLFHSRQSHRELRAPGALRAASPEGLRFYARLRVGVTRQNSCIPLIDPFASENLDVPTSVRHLISLHRAIMVVLPLSLVLVVCGWICGLFSSLAQSVLLLLFTGCYFLLGGALTLVGISVYISYSHLAFAETARQFGPRHVQHVRVGFGWSLALAWGSCASEVLSGILLLTAARALRLSRRQGGPHSVAV
- the TMEM235 gene encoding transmembrane protein 235 isoform X2, with the protein product MGTNRNAACPAQRLLGPGRGGHSLRGAWVLGRPAGGVLPCPGPALGGGSSVCEGVCTCVLVCLQTRVGVPMCARVRARYTHLFHSRQSHRELRAPGALRAASPEGLRFYARLRVGVTRQNSCIPLIDPFASENLDVPTSVRHLISLHRAIMVVLPLSLVLVVCGWICGLFSSLAQSVLLLLFTGCYFLLGGQWEGPPRPCPQGLVRHWAQQVDTVSDPPPQVP